Proteins found in one Candidatus Nomurabacteria bacterium genomic segment:
- a CDS encoding response regulator encodes METKPANGIKILCVEDEHFISELYARALRRAGYDVTTLLSGEDGLRSALKDDYDIILLDLMIPGITGFEVLRELRAKAPNLKAKILITTNLDQEDESREEIEKMADGYLIKAEFTPRQLVEIIDNVASGNDIAPQPTET; translated from the coding sequence ATGGAAACGAAACCAGCAAACGGAATTAAAATACTGTGCGTAGAAGACGAACATTTTATTAGTGAACTATATGCACGGGCACTTAGGCGAGCTGGTTATGATGTGACAACCTTATTAAGTGGCGAAGATGGTCTACGTTCTGCACTCAAGGACGATTACGACATTATATTGCTAGATCTCATGATTCCTGGTATTACCGGCTTTGAGGTACTGCGTGAATTACGTGCGAAGGCTCCTAACCTTAAAGCTAAAATACTCATTACAACAAACCTTGATCAAGAAGATGAATCTCGTGAAGAAATAGAAAAAATGGCAGATGGTTATTTGATAAAAGCTGAATTCACGCCTCGGCAACTCGTTGAAATCATTGACAACGTAGCAAGTGGCAACGATATCGCCCCACAGCCTACAGAAACATGA
- a CDS encoding CPBP family intramembrane metalloprotease, with protein sequence MVPIHIAQELSLIVLILLYGTVLAKLVPRKFHMILNLGIAITAITLGFGFGLTPRDMGISVYTITSGILIAAAASLVIAIMTLIIAIIPPLRKYFLGDNLSSASGRLIAFEAGIRIPFSTALIEEVLFRGVLLGLLLIHYPTLIALLYSSAIFGLWHIFPTIKTLEQNDATARAVQTKKHRMYGGVVATVTITSVAGLLFGYLRILAGSIVAPWLLHWTINASGVAGIYVAKKISQRSVVKEPQDE encoded by the coding sequence ATGGTACCAATACATATTGCTCAAGAGCTATCTCTTATCGTGCTCATTTTACTTTATGGCACGGTATTAGCAAAGCTGGTGCCGCGCAAATTTCATATGATTCTTAACCTTGGTATCGCAATAACGGCAATTACACTCGGGTTTGGATTCGGGCTAACTCCAAGAGATATGGGCATATCGGTATATACGATTACTTCAGGTATTCTCATAGCAGCGGCAGCATCATTAGTGATAGCTATTATGACCCTTATTATCGCAATTATCCCACCACTAAGAAAATACTTTTTAGGAGACAACCTAAGTAGTGCAAGCGGCCGATTAATCGCATTTGAGGCAGGTATTCGCATACCTTTTAGCACCGCGCTCATAGAAGAAGTTTTATTCCGTGGTGTATTACTTGGCTTATTATTAATTCACTATCCGACCCTAATTGCACTACTATATTCATCTGCAATTTTTGGTTTATGGCATATTTTTCCTACTATTAAAACACTCGAACAAAATGATGCTACCGCTCGTGCAGTACAAACTAAAAAACATCGTATGTACGGCGGGGTTGTAGCAACTGTAACCATCACATCTGTTGCTGGGTTATTGTTTGGCTATCTACGTATACTAGCTGGCAGTATCGTTGCTCCGTGGCTCTTGCACTGGACAATTAACGCGAGTGGAGTCGCTGGTATCTACGTAGCAAAAAAAATTAGTCAAAGAAGTGTAGTAAAGGAACCTCAAGATGAGTAA
- a CDS encoding SDR family oxidoreductase, producing MSNIIVFGGTGRTGREVVRQALSLNHSVSVFSYTLLAKDKLPSHKRLHIITGDAKVYHDVDRAIRGHDVVINIIAPKMFDKKNYPISELATNNIINAMQKHGVQRYIGQSGAWATEHLHDASPLMQLSFKVFLPLRNIYHYKKKEDTIVKNSNLNWTLVRCGLLTNKQPSSPYRIYKKRYTCGVLEVPSIRRVNVAQFELKIIDDRSYYQECPIIIE from the coding sequence ATGAGTAACATTATTGTATTCGGTGGAACTGGTCGAACAGGAAGGGAGGTGGTTCGCCAAGCCCTATCTCTTAATCATTCGGTATCAGTCTTTAGCTATACATTATTAGCAAAAGACAAATTACCAAGTCATAAACGTTTACATATTATCACTGGAGACGCCAAGGTGTATCACGATGTGGATCGTGCGATACGCGGACATGATGTCGTGATTAATATCATAGCACCAAAAATGTTCGACAAAAAAAATTACCCGATAAGTGAGCTTGCCACCAATAATATTATTAACGCTATGCAAAAGCATGGTGTTCAACGATACATTGGACAGTCAGGTGCATGGGCTACAGAGCATCTGCATGATGCAAGCCCCCTCATGCAACTAAGTTTTAAAGTATTTCTTCCTTTACGTAACATCTACCACTACAAGAAAAAAGAAGATACTATAGTAAAAAACAGTAATCTCAACTGGACGTTGGTGCGTTGTGGCCTGCTAACAAATAAACAACCATCGTCACCATACCGCATTTATAAAAAACGGTATACGTGTGGCGTTTTAGAGGTACCTAGTATAAGACGGGTAAACGTGGCACAGTTTGAACTTAAAATCATTGATGATCGTAGCTACTACCAAGAGTGTCCAATTATTATAGAGTAA
- a CDS encoding DUF475 domain-containing protein, with amino-acid sequence MSRLLHRHSPVRIFGISVVLTILISAISIAYNGAQVIPVLFALLIIEITFSFENAIINAKVLTTMSKFWQTMFLTIGIFIAIFGMRVVFPIALVAIAANTSWQTVLDTALNDPVAYSAQLEVAYPSIAAFGGAFLLMLALSFFFDKTKKTLWLTPIESRLHRVSHWYMPSLMTAGVIAFFAALPRNDHPETTIASGAVGVVTYIVVHGLAEFFTKIQSGHNGKRATTTVRYGFAAFLTFLYLEVLDASFSLDSVIGAFAITNQVLLIAAGLGIGAVWVRSMTVYMVRKGSLATYRYLEHGAHYTVLILAITMFIHVPETFAGLAGIAIIFSSFVASKRAGD; translated from the coding sequence ATGAGCCGTCTACTGCATCGTCATTCGCCAGTGAGAATATTTGGTATTTCTGTTGTACTCACTATCTTAATTTCAGCAATATCCATTGCGTATAACGGAGCGCAGGTTATTCCTGTCTTGTTTGCTCTCTTAATAATTGAAATTACGTTTAGTTTCGAAAATGCCATTATTAACGCCAAAGTACTTACAACGATGTCTAAATTTTGGCAAACAATGTTTTTAACAATAGGTATTTTTATTGCAATATTTGGTATGCGAGTTGTGTTTCCGATTGCTCTCGTAGCGATAGCAGCGAACACAAGTTGGCAAACCGTCTTAGACACCGCTCTTAATGATCCTGTTGCGTATTCTGCCCAATTAGAAGTGGCATATCCGTCAATAGCGGCATTTGGTGGTGCTTTTTTGCTAATGCTTGCCCTAAGTTTCTTTTTTGACAAAACAAAAAAAACACTATGGCTTACACCAATAGAATCTCGTCTGCACCGTGTAAGCCATTGGTACATGCCTAGTCTTATGACAGCCGGCGTTATTGCTTTTTTTGCCGCTTTGCCCAGAAATGACCACCCAGAAACAACAATTGCATCAGGTGCTGTTGGCGTTGTAACGTATATAGTGGTCCATGGTCTGGCTGAATTCTTTACAAAAATACAGTCTGGGCACAACGGCAAACGAGCAACTACTACCGTACGTTATGGTTTTGCTGCATTTTTGACTTTTTTATACCTAGAAGTGCTCGACGCGAGCTTTAGCCTAGACAGTGTGATTGGTGCTTTTGCTATCACAAATCAAGTCCTTCTAATAGCTGCTGGGCTCGGTATCGGAGCTGTATGGGTGAGATCCATGACCGTTTATATGGTACGCAAAGGGTCGCTTGCAACCTATAGATACCTTGAACATGGTGCACACTACACAGTGCTCATATTAGCAATTACAATGTTCATTCATGTACCAGAAACCTTTGCAGGACTTGCTGGAATAGCCATAATTTTTAGTTCATTCGTAGCATCCAAGCGCGCAGGTGATTAA
- a CDS encoding alpha/beta fold hydrolase, which produces MTLFHKLFHVPYSLKITQDTKQGLPVIFLHGVASDSSTWKHVLPKLPPHYRAITIDLLGFGSSPKPSHISYTMQDHARAVTKTIRRLGMNKPAVIVGHSMGALIAIDIAENNPQLVHSLVLVGAPLYNPEDIVFATSKYANPKLSLGNSLFYMYDQIVYNKKLTLKTAQRFVKIAPFRNSFILTKDTWEPFKLSLTNTIMKQNSTAELLGLHSKVVLVYGKMDLLLQQKNYDKLASFHNENIILMPHRGAHMITKQSAPLVIQAIEEAAK; this is translated from the coding sequence ATGACACTATTTCACAAGCTATTCCACGTTCCTTATTCCCTTAAGATAACGCAAGACACCAAACAAGGTCTGCCTGTTATTTTTTTACACGGAGTAGCTAGTGACAGCTCTACGTGGAAGCACGTTCTACCTAAACTACCGCCTCACTACAGAGCAATAACAATAGATCTACTAGGGTTTGGTAGTTCGCCAAAGCCTAGTCATATATCGTATACAATGCAAGATCACGCCCGTGCTGTTACGAAAACAATTCGTCGTCTTGGTATGAATAAACCGGCCGTCATTGTAGGTCACTCAATGGGTGCCCTAATTGCGATTGATATTGCTGAAAATAATCCTCAGCTCGTACATAGTCTGGTTCTGGTTGGCGCACCGCTGTATAATCCAGAAGATATTGTTTTTGCAACGAGTAAATATGCCAATCCAAAATTGAGTCTCGGTAATAGTCTATTTTATATGTATGACCAAATCGTCTACAACAAAAAACTCACGCTAAAAACTGCCCAGCGCTTTGTCAAAATTGCCCCGTTTCGTAACAGTTTTATACTCACAAAAGACACATGGGAGCCATTTAAACTCAGCCTTACCAACACCATCATGAAACAAAACAGTACGGCAGAATTGCTCGGTTTGCATAGTAAGGTGGTGCTCGTCTACGGTAAAATGGACTTATTACTACAACAAAAAAATTACGATAAACTAGCGAGTTTTCATAATGAGAACATAATACTTATGCCACATAGAGGTGCTCATATGATAACAAAACAGAGTGCACCATTGGTTATACAGGCTATTGAAGAAGCGGCTAAATAA
- a CDS encoding alpha/beta-hydrolase family protein has translation MSRQSRSISSDVGLLAAAAVMPGTLQQSMIERDAVDQGLATGLTMALAFSIAILMQDGIEAATNQFIDEDSRKDSFQAGILASGVAVGIGLIAQRLLHQTDSEQMPRSIARTLSYWMTVAGAAGVTLRGLGAILGDDIENGGGKKQLASTLFIFPLGVLLALLFDFVKYRQIVSIKQNPVVSSPAKALTAGIAIIAGLTVVSRSEKYIAHHVQKYVDSHAKPLAKGWLPIGHVASVATLAGIGWYGISKLYRKIESSQNTVEKIFSRNPDEIYVSGSTSSHVSWQTLSLQGRRHIGTRISKQQLNEDLHIKNALEPIRIYVGYDSAPSDEARTALALAEIDRTKALDRKYVVLIAPTGTGYVNYVMSDTVEYLAKGDCAMITMQYSKRPSPLSLDRVDDGHIQFRILVNALSKRLRNMPKDKRPQILMFGESLGAWVSQDAFLYSGTDGLIATGIDRALWIGTPELSRWQDIVNNGSTLNVDHELVAKFDNIADYRQLPASDRKQLRYVMCTHHNDPVAHFSLSLLVRRPRWLSSYTNRPKTLPQNTRYRTPTTFVLRMIDMKNALKPKPGIFTSVGHDYRADLLDFINEVYGFHYTVNDLNAINALLVRNDKKRGNM, from the coding sequence ATGAGTAGACAAAGTAGAAGCATTTCTTCAGACGTTGGGTTGTTAGCTGCAGCTGCAGTTATGCCTGGTACACTGCAGCAATCCATGATCGAACGCGACGCGGTTGATCAAGGACTGGCTACTGGACTAACAATGGCACTCGCCTTTAGCATAGCTATCCTGATGCAAGACGGTATAGAGGCAGCTACGAATCAATTTATAGATGAGGATTCGCGTAAAGACAGCTTTCAAGCGGGAATATTGGCAAGTGGCGTCGCTGTTGGCATTGGCTTGATTGCTCAAAGACTATTACACCAGACAGATTCAGAACAAATGCCACGGAGTATCGCCAGAACCCTTAGTTACTGGATGACTGTTGCAGGAGCGGCAGGCGTTACACTGCGTGGCCTGGGTGCAATATTAGGTGATGATATAGAAAACGGCGGCGGTAAAAAACAACTTGCTAGTACGCTATTTATTTTTCCGCTTGGTGTTTTACTCGCTTTGTTGTTTGATTTCGTGAAATATCGGCAAATTGTATCTATCAAACAAAACCCTGTTGTTTCATCACCAGCAAAGGCATTGACGGCAGGTATCGCAATAATTGCAGGACTCACGGTTGTTTCGAGATCAGAAAAATATATTGCTCACCACGTTCAAAAGTATGTTGATTCTCACGCCAAGCCTCTCGCTAAGGGTTGGTTACCGATTGGGCATGTCGCTAGTGTGGCTACACTTGCTGGCATTGGGTGGTATGGCATATCAAAACTATATCGCAAAATTGAATCATCACAAAATACTGTAGAAAAAATATTTTCTCGTAATCCCGATGAAATCTATGTGAGTGGAAGTACGTCTAGTCATGTATCTTGGCAAACCTTGTCTTTACAAGGAAGGCGTCATATCGGTACACGTATATCTAAGCAACAGCTCAATGAAGATTTGCATATTAAAAATGCTCTAGAGCCGATAAGAATTTATGTTGGGTACGATAGCGCACCAAGCGACGAAGCTCGCACAGCATTAGCACTAGCAGAAATTGATCGCACCAAAGCACTCGATCGTAAATACGTTGTACTCATAGCCCCAACAGGTACAGGCTATGTTAACTATGTTATGAGCGATACCGTGGAATACTTAGCCAAAGGTGACTGCGCCATGATAACGATGCAGTACTCCAAACGACCGTCTCCGTTGTCGCTAGACAGGGTAGATGATGGACATATTCAGTTTAGAATACTTGTCAATGCGCTTAGCAAGCGTTTGCGTAACATGCCAAAAGATAAGCGACCACAAATCCTTATGTTTGGCGAAAGCTTGGGTGCCTGGGTAAGCCAAGATGCCTTCTTGTACAGCGGAACAGACGGGCTCATTGCTACGGGAATAGACAGGGCACTTTGGATTGGCACGCCAGAACTCAGTAGATGGCAAGACATAGTAAATAATGGCAGTACATTGAATGTGGATCATGAGTTAGTAGCAAAGTTTGATAATATAGCAGATTATAGACAACTACCAGCTTCAGACAGAAAACAGCTCCGCTACGTTATGTGTACCCACCACAATGACCCCGTTGCCCACTTTAGCCTCTCGTTATTAGTACGTCGTCCACGATGGCTTAGTAGCTACACAAATCGACCTAAAACATTGCCCCAAAATACTCGCTACCGAACGCCTACGACGTTTGTCCTTAGAATGATAGATATGAAAAATGCGCTAAAACCAAAACCCGGCATATTCACATCAGTCGGGCATGACTACCGTGCAGATTTACTAGATTTTATCAACGAAGTATATGGGTTTCATTACACAGTCAACGATTTAAACGCTATTAATGCACTACTAGTCCGTAACGATAAAAAACGCGGCAATATGTAG
- a CDS encoding glutamate--tRNA ligase: MHNITTRFAPSPTGFIHVGGVRTALFAWLLARQKGGTFILRIEDTDKQREVAGAEQHIIKSLQWLGIEWDEGPDKPGPHQPYRQSERLLLYADWAQRLVASGRAYADPYTPAQVAAFREEAKRNKQPFLYRNHRPKNPPKWDGTQPLRFTSSPKAYAWHDEVLGELSAGEDAVDDFILMKSDGYPTYNFCHIVDDSLMDVNLVIRSQEFIASVPKFLNLYEALSVPIPTFATLPYVMAMNGNKKLSKRDGAKDILDYQNEGYLPEAMLNFLATLGWNDGTEQEIFSKEELIKKFSLDKVQKSPARFDEKRLLWLNGQWIRRIDTDDLYNRVQPFLPSSASSYSGTYKREVVALAQGRLKTLADIQAVAASFFEQPVPKPELVLAHKQLSKLSPAVLSSLLAKTQSALQQQADFSIESIQDCLNSLLESTHQKPVILFSLIRLATTWAEYSPDLAPSLALLGKDEVMQRLSKAEKYFDSIV; this comes from the coding sequence ATGCATAACATTACGACACGATTTGCACCGAGTCCAACCGGCTTTATCCATGTTGGTGGCGTCAGAACAGCACTTTTTGCGTGGTTACTTGCCCGGCAAAAAGGCGGTACCTTCATCTTGCGCATAGAAGATACCGACAAACAGCGTGAAGTAGCTGGGGCAGAACAGCATATTATAAAGAGCTTGCAATGGCTCGGCATAGAATGGGACGAGGGGCCAGACAAACCAGGGCCACATCAACCATATAGACAATCTGAACGGCTACTGCTTTATGCAGACTGGGCTCAAAGACTGGTAGCAAGTGGCAGGGCGTACGCGGACCCCTACACACCAGCTCAAGTAGCCGCATTCAGAGAAGAAGCCAAGCGAAACAAGCAACCTTTTTTGTATAGGAACCATCGCCCAAAAAACCCACCAAAATGGGATGGTACACAACCGCTCAGGTTTACATCTAGCCCTAAAGCCTACGCGTGGCATGATGAAGTGCTAGGTGAACTTTCTGCAGGCGAGGATGCTGTTGACGATTTTATTTTAATGAAAAGTGATGGCTATCCGACGTATAATTTTTGCCATATTGTTGATGATTCGCTCATGGACGTAAACCTTGTTATTCGGAGTCAAGAATTTATTGCAAGTGTACCAAAATTCCTTAATTTGTATGAAGCCCTGTCTGTACCCATTCCTACGTTTGCAACGTTGCCATATGTTATGGCGATGAACGGGAACAAAAAACTATCTAAACGTGATGGTGCAAAAGATATTTTAGATTATCAAAATGAGGGCTATCTGCCAGAAGCTATGCTCAATTTTTTAGCAACGCTCGGCTGGAATGACGGCACGGAACAAGAAATTTTTAGCAAAGAAGAACTCATAAAGAAATTTAGTCTAGATAAAGTTCAAAAATCACCAGCGAGGTTCGATGAAAAGCGGTTATTGTGGCTGAATGGTCAATGGATTCGCCGAATAGATACAGATGATCTGTATAACCGTGTACAACCATTTTTACCATCGTCAGCGTCGTCGTATTCAGGTACTTATAAACGTGAAGTAGTCGCACTTGCACAAGGAAGGCTAAAAACACTTGCCGATATACAAGCTGTCGCTGCAAGCTTTTTTGAGCAACCAGTGCCAAAACCAGAACTCGTTTTAGCGCATAAACAACTATCAAAACTATCGCCAGCTGTATTATCAAGCCTGTTAGCCAAAACCCAATCAGCCCTTCAGCAACAAGCGGATTTTTCTATCGAATCAATACAAGATTGCCTAAATTCACTACTAGAAAGTACTCACCAAAAACCTGTCATATTATTTAGTTTAATTCGTTTAGCGACCACTTGGGCGGAGTACAGTCCCGATTTAGCACCTTCACTGGCACTCCTTGGAAAAGATGAAGTCATGCAGCGACTATCTAAAGCTGAAAAATATTTTGATAGTATTGTCTAA
- a CDS encoding PAS domain-containing sensor histidine kinase → MIAHLYPLRESIWRKIMFAAIGTSVMAIGVYYGVSQILKVDTLMSVYIALGTSVIVGIILGRVVANEVIKTTDFLTRAILVALKEDDEVDRPSEHDIGAPSREFLLKLAERAMDVSQALQQQGQMHDQELVYYRTLVNVLSLPLIVVNTDQQITFANEAALKYLELPANEVIGQYFYDACNLSFVSETTLEAWLQSCREGAVVENEVWERVRLNLPENKRKQFDLAAHYRKDDVTGIELALTFFDRTMQYERDDHDLSFVSLAVHELRTPLTIMRGYIEVFEDELSPTLSSEQTAFMHNMAASAQRLSSFVSNILNVARVEENALLLRLKEEPWADVLQQACKDMQLRAQVHDKNLIIDIDPDLPTIAVDKVSIYEVLNNLLDNAIKYTHTKEDIVIKSYLKDDMIETTVTDRGVGIPSSLIGHVFDKFYRAHQSKNSVGGTGLGLYLCKAIVDAHGGTIWVQSKEGQGSTFGFLLPTYASVADQIDDQDNKEIIRGAHGWIKNHSLYRG, encoded by the coding sequence ATGATCGCACATCTATACCCATTGCGCGAAAGCATATGGCGTAAAATTATGTTTGCAGCCATTGGTACGAGTGTCATGGCTATTGGTGTCTACTATGGCGTTTCTCAAATCTTGAAAGTTGATACGCTCATGAGCGTCTATATTGCACTCGGCACATCGGTGATTGTCGGCATAATTTTGGGAAGAGTTGTCGCTAATGAAGTCATAAAAACTACCGATTTCTTAACAAGAGCAATTTTGGTTGCTCTAAAAGAAGACGACGAAGTAGATAGACCAAGTGAGCATGACATTGGTGCGCCGTCTCGCGAGTTTTTACTAAAACTTGCAGAAAGAGCGATGGATGTTAGCCAAGCCTTGCAACAACAAGGCCAGATGCATGACCAAGAGCTTGTTTATTACAGAACGTTGGTAAATGTACTTTCTTTACCGCTGATTGTCGTCAATACTGATCAACAAATTACTTTCGCTAATGAAGCAGCACTTAAATATTTAGAGCTGCCAGCTAATGAGGTGATTGGGCAATACTTTTACGATGCCTGCAACTTATCATTTGTGAGTGAAACAACTCTAGAAGCATGGTTACAAAGTTGCCGTGAAGGGGCCGTGGTAGAAAATGAAGTTTGGGAGCGAGTGCGGCTTAACCTCCCTGAAAATAAACGCAAACAATTTGACTTGGCAGCACACTACCGTAAAGATGATGTCACGGGTATTGAGCTGGCTCTGACATTTTTTGATAGAACTATGCAATATGAGCGTGATGATCATGATCTTAGTTTTGTAAGTTTAGCAGTTCACGAACTACGCACACCACTCACAATTATGAGAGGTTACATAGAAGTTTTTGAAGACGAACTCAGCCCCACACTAAGTTCAGAACAAACTGCATTCATGCATAACATGGCAGCAAGTGCTCAGCGATTATCATCTTTTGTTTCTAATATCCTTAACGTAGCAAGGGTAGAGGAAAATGCCCTATTATTGCGGCTTAAAGAAGAACCATGGGCCGACGTCTTGCAACAAGCTTGCAAAGACATGCAGCTGAGAGCTCAAGTACATGATAAGAATCTCATTATAGATATAGACCCAGATTTGCCAACGATTGCAGTAGATAAAGTAAGTATTTATGAAGTATTAAATAACTTGCTAGATAATGCGATTAAATACACGCACACTAAAGAAGATATCGTAATAAAATCATACCTTAAAGATGACATGATAGAGACAACGGTTACCGACCGAGGTGTGGGTATACCATCTAGTTTAATCGGCCACGTATTTGACAAGTTTTACCGAGCTCACCAGAGCAAGAACAGCGTCGGTGGTACTGGGCTCGGCTTATATCTTTGTAAGGCCATTGTAGACGCTCACGGCGGTACAATATGGGTCCAAAGTAAAGAAGGCCAAGGCAGCACATTTGGCTTTTTACTACCAACCTATGCATCAGTAGCTGACCAAATTGATGACCAAGATAACAAAGAAATAATACGAGGAGCGCATGGATGGATTAAAAACCATTCGCTCTATAGGGGGTAA
- a CDS encoding DUF3048 domain-containing protein, with protein sequence MDDIKTPKKDDSVPLSEPTLQSIAQKPTRLEDEIIEDEIIIDDSKEPTNMPKSPKKSKNIFKKLTKKQLIILGVVCAIIVGFGIYYIFFTKDTTQPTTQNSITQEEPAPNQPPTSPLTGREVASAAIAARPITGIMIENSPEARPQSGLYQADMVIEAIAEGGVTRFMAVYQESQPDKIGPIRSARPYYVDYIAGLDGSYGHVGGSPEALQDIKSLGIKDLDQFYNANAYTRLSSKSAPHNVYSDFARLDSLNQSKGYTSSKFTGFARKIDVPQTPTANTVNLILSGPKYNAQFSYDSASNSYLRSQAGAPHKDEPTGKQINPKVVIALVANKGNDPDGYHTNYTTTGSGKVFVFQDGIVSVGTWEKPDRKSSLALKDSFGLPLKLNAGQTWLTLVASADDVRYDVQ encoded by the coding sequence ATGGATGACATCAAAACACCAAAAAAAGACGATTCAGTGCCACTAAGCGAGCCAACCTTGCAGAGTATTGCGCAAAAGCCAACCCGGCTAGAAGATGAAATTATTGAAGACGAAATTATTATTGACGACTCAAAAGAACCTACGAATATGCCAAAATCACCTAAAAAGAGCAAAAATATTTTTAAGAAATTAACTAAAAAGCAATTAATTATCCTTGGTGTTGTCTGTGCAATAATTGTTGGGTTTGGAATATACTATATTTTCTTTACAAAAGACACTACTCAACCGACAACCCAGAATAGCATCACCCAAGAAGAGCCTGCTCCAAACCAGCCACCCACATCCCCCCTCACTGGTAGGGAAGTAGCATCAGCTGCAATTGCAGCCAGACCAATTACTGGCATTATGATAGAAAATAGCCCAGAAGCGCGTCCGCAAAGTGGCTTATACCAAGCTGACATGGTTATCGAAGCGATTGCAGAAGGTGGTGTAACCAGGTTCATGGCAGTGTATCAAGAATCTCAGCCAGACAAAATCGGACCGATTAGAAGTGCGCGTCCGTACTATGTTGACTACATTGCTGGACTAGATGGTTCATACGGTCACGTTGGTGGTAGCCCAGAAGCGCTTCAGGATATAAAAAGCCTTGGCATTAAAGATTTAGATCAGTTTTATAACGCCAATGCCTACACTAGACTATCTAGCAAATCTGCTCCACACAATGTGTATAGTGATTTTGCACGATTAGACAGCCTTAATCAATCAAAAGGATATACATCTAGTAAATTTACAGGTTTTGCTCGCAAAATTGATGTACCACAAACCCCAACAGCCAATACGGTTAATCTTATATTATCTGGTCCTAAATATAACGCACAATTTAGCTACGACAGTGCGTCTAACAGTTATTTACGCTCACAAGCAGGAGCCCCCCATAAAGACGAACCGACGGGCAAGCAAATTAATCCAAAGGTAGTTATCGCACTAGTCGCCAATAAAGGCAACGATCCTGACGGGTATCATACCAATTACACCACCACAGGTTCTGGTAAAGTATTCGTCTTCCAGGACGGCATTGTGAGTGTTGGAACATGGGAAAAGCCGGATCGCAAATCATCTCTCGCACTAAAAGATTCATTTGGACTCCCATTAAAATTGAATGCTGGACAAACATGGCTAACGCTCGTTGCATCTGCTGACGACGTTCGATACGACGTCCAATGA